In a genomic window of Occallatibacter riparius:
- a CDS encoding carboxypeptidase-like regulatory domain-containing protein encodes MPLDQGLIKDFFGGDPIAGSNALRELVELGDVAEQELFSRPLDYGKTVQVRRRWLRYVAARESSVGPRLLDRLQGKNEFGDKFSAAFLCAGLSDPSSISTGVYGPIKAEIEKFRPGDADAAVMAYGYAGADGASLWHLINENRFAWEKLSTFVFRSGCVSCARINIGNLWVLEQLITHRWDGDGFELEKVANSPDASVRRIGIDDSEMWGESNHTFLIWRRGDVADQVLRDWSGHAHWRVRWFGAQLLASLGFVRTVRPIVDWLRVEQVPRIRQSLLHALERSDSTAGANALLEVFESGEGEGGQSLAKAGWRASDKDRARKALTSISDQESIYGAEALVSLARLGTRHPDLAKSLESHDHYRRLNAMLALGYLGDPTEARRLTQMLGEAAGRLERIYVSASIALLKAAGAAEQLHRELIAAAEEPEFGKRIDVFFLHKYLQNAILEGLEAGGAQTRELLESWRKEMESLPPIATAPEALSIKTQPTPATTEAAVGRIDAPSSVVMGSARPEAVPASPRAAISEAEPIASEPIAKQSVAGTAKNGDEGGDRNGGNSGRTSKAKTKGSDEGLLEWLGKNWGIGGIGVGVLLILYRALVFPKLEATQANLFMILIFGVAFVLFAIWAWQLTKRITISVLILVFGIVIGFLGRSMLRASDVPIVYQVRVRAIGADQNALQRAHVNSSLGGETKLVSGGWEVDLPAGSSDDKRELTIEASVEDLGLTGSTTITLSKDPIQTTSLELKKRGELPVRGIVEDGRGNSIPNALVSVVGYGKDAVLSDGSGNFEMPSHAEAGETISLHVEKPGFKPANIPNFKVGSEAATLTLGDLDATHSLSSRIPITGAGIDSAPRGDNTGSTGSVVSPRSSNPASERCDSFQAFQGDEAALATLAEKAFSRQSYDCTITYLEQARKVQSSRVWERDYPLLAASYLLARKDRGQFKATLQEMLGEMRRPNSFLHHEPAIGFALANITNVRFYVDPDGQSYLDEITTEAIRIKQSLAA; translated from the coding sequence ATGCCGCTGGATCAGGGGTTGATCAAGGACTTCTTCGGGGGCGATCCCATTGCTGGATCAAATGCACTTCGCGAGCTTGTGGAGTTGGGGGATGTCGCGGAGCAGGAGTTGTTTTCGCGTCCGCTCGATTACGGGAAGACGGTCCAGGTGCGACGACGCTGGCTGCGATATGTGGCTGCGAGGGAATCCAGTGTTGGTCCGCGCCTTCTGGACCGGCTACAAGGCAAGAATGAGTTTGGAGACAAGTTCTCCGCGGCATTTCTGTGCGCAGGTCTGAGCGATCCGAGCAGTATCTCGACCGGCGTCTATGGCCCGATCAAGGCTGAGATCGAGAAGTTCAGGCCGGGCGATGCCGATGCCGCCGTAATGGCATACGGCTATGCGGGCGCCGACGGAGCTTCACTCTGGCACCTCATCAACGAGAACAGGTTCGCGTGGGAGAAGCTGAGCACATTTGTCTTTCGAAGCGGCTGCGTATCGTGCGCCAGGATCAACATAGGCAATCTGTGGGTGCTGGAACAACTGATTACGCACAGGTGGGACGGAGATGGTTTCGAACTGGAAAAGGTCGCCAACTCGCCCGACGCGTCAGTTCGGCGAATCGGCATCGATGATTCCGAGATGTGGGGTGAATCGAACCACACGTTCCTGATCTGGAGGCGAGGGGATGTCGCGGATCAAGTGCTACGCGACTGGTCAGGTCACGCGCACTGGCGGGTCCGCTGGTTTGGCGCACAACTGCTGGCGAGCCTCGGTTTTGTGCGAACGGTCAGACCGATTGTCGATTGGCTTCGCGTCGAGCAGGTGCCGCGCATTCGGCAGTCCCTTCTGCATGCCCTGGAGCGAAGTGATTCCACGGCGGGCGCAAATGCTCTGCTGGAGGTGTTTGAGAGCGGCGAGGGAGAGGGCGGCCAGTCGCTCGCGAAGGCGGGTTGGCGGGCAAGCGATAAGGATCGAGCGCGAAAGGCTCTGACCTCGATCTCTGACCAGGAATCCATTTACGGAGCGGAGGCGTTGGTCTCGCTGGCGCGTCTTGGGACGCGTCATCCGGACCTGGCGAAGTCCCTCGAATCGCACGACCATTATCGAAGGCTGAACGCGATGCTGGCGCTAGGATATCTCGGCGACCCCACGGAGGCGCGCCGCCTGACCCAAATGCTGGGTGAAGCAGCCGGCCGGCTTGAGCGGATCTATGTTTCGGCTTCGATCGCGTTGCTCAAAGCGGCGGGCGCTGCCGAGCAATTGCATCGGGAGTTGATTGCGGCCGCCGAAGAGCCCGAATTCGGCAAGCGCATTGACGTATTCTTCCTGCACAAGTATCTACAGAATGCAATTCTGGAGGGACTTGAGGCAGGAGGCGCGCAGACCCGCGAACTGCTGGAAAGCTGGCGGAAAGAGATGGAGTCCCTGCCACCGATAGCGACTGCGCCAGAGGCATTGTCCATTAAGACTCAACCCACACCCGCAACGACTGAAGCCGCTGTCGGGAGGATTGACGCGCCTTCTTCGGTGGTGATGGGGAGTGCGCGGCCAGAAGCGGTTCCGGCATCCCCTCGTGCCGCGATCTCAGAGGCAGAGCCGATCGCGAGCGAGCCGATCGCCAAACAAAGTGTCGCGGGGACGGCGAAGAATGGAGACGAGGGCGGGGACCGCAACGGCGGCAATAGCGGAAGAACATCGAAGGCGAAAACGAAGGGCAGTGACGAGGGACTGCTGGAATGGCTTGGAAAGAACTGGGGGATCGGCGGCATCGGTGTGGGCGTTCTGCTGATTCTTTACCGAGCGCTGGTTTTCCCCAAGTTGGAAGCGACGCAGGCCAACCTGTTCATGATCCTTATCTTTGGCGTGGCGTTTGTGTTGTTTGCTATCTGGGCTTGGCAACTGACGAAGAGAATCACAATCTCAGTCTTGATTCTCGTCTTCGGGATCGTGATCGGCTTCCTTGGCCGATCGATGTTGCGCGCCAGTGACGTACCGATTGTCTACCAGGTTCGCGTTCGGGCCATCGGAGCGGACCAGAATGCGCTGCAGCGCGCGCATGTGAACTCAAGTCTTGGTGGTGAGACGAAACTGGTCAGCGGGGGATGGGAGGTCGATCTTCCAGCCGGCTCGAGCGATGACAAACGCGAATTGACGATTGAGGCTTCGGTTGAGGACCTGGGTTTGACCGGCAGCACCACCATCACGCTATCGAAGGATCCGATTCAGACAACGAGCCTGGAGTTGAAGAAGCGCGGGGAGTTGCCGGTGCGCGGAATTGTTGAGGACGGGCGCGGCAACTCGATCCCGAACGCGCTGGTGAGCGTGGTGGGCTACGGGAAAGATGCCGTGCTTTCAGATGGAAGCGGGAACTTCGAGATGCCCTCGCACGCGGAGGCAGGTGAGACGATTTCGCTGCACGTGGAAAAGCCGGGCTTCAAGCCTGCGAACATTCCGAACTTCAAAGTTGGTTCCGAAGCCGCGACATTGACGCTGGGGGATCTTGACGCGACCCATAGCCTATCGTCGAGGATACCGATCACCGGAGCAGGGATAGATTCCGCGCCCAGGGGAGACAATACCGGATCGACAGGGAGCGTCGTCTCGCCACGATCCTCAAATCCGGCTTCTGAGCGCTGCGATTCGTTTCAGGCGTTTCAGGGCGACGAAGCAGCCCTGGCGACGCTGGCCGAAAAGGCCTTTTCAAGGCAGTCGTACGATTGCACCATCACTTATCTGGAGCAGGCCAGGAAGGTGCAATCGAGCAGAGTATGGGAACGAGATTATCCCCTTCTGGCCGCGTCGTATCTTCTGGCGAGGAAAGACAGGGGCCAGTTCAAGGCGACATTGCAGGAGATGTTAGGAGAAATGAGACGGCCAAACTCGTTTCTTCATCATGAGCCGGCGATTGGATTTGCGCTGGCCAACATTACGAATGTTCGTTTCTATGTCGATCCGGATGGGCAATCCTACCTCGACGAGATCACCACGGAAGCAATCAGAATCAAGCAGAGCCTTGCGGCCTGA